The following coding sequences are from one Spartobacteria bacterium window:
- the asnB gene encoding asparagine synthase (glutamine-hydrolyzing), with protein MCGLSGYYHLSSSQDGQEWNGRLQRSVRTMALRGPDDEGFYHAPHVGLGHRRLSIIDVQGGHQPLIDAVTGTVLVYNGELYNFRELRSELHAAGITCHTSSDSEVVLRSYLFWGADCLERFNGMFAMAIYTPSDESLFVARDRLGVKPLFYGDVDGVFCFASTMRAMLQWMPGRPSLNLAAVSHYLSTIRINMGRQTLLDGIFLLEPGYWMRLTAKGERMEKQYWKPPCYASRSKPPLTDRRAQESLMEIMCDAVKCRLISDVPLGGFLSGGLDSSIVSGLAADHSDHHYDAYSVGYAQDGFNEWPYVRSAAQRFGMNCREIDLDPQEYPDVWSYLIQNGGQPLSTPNEVPIYMLSKALRQDYTVALSGEGADEIFGGYTLPYFAAYDYDRASRRSKPRIKWSMLDQAISRCYGQEYLPDLTTQHLLLNSWLLPGEKRLWLHNDIYAALGEDRAVRSYYDALYAQYPDASTLDRIMQVHLRVNLEGLLMRVDSSSMAASVEVRVPFTDHRLVELAFSLPDRLRLDWRSADAKTVSAALNVQDIVQKNLIDSKVLLRQTFASRIPSSIVQRPKMSFPVPVFDWMDGWMKSFVQEQIASSSLSRDLFNPMAVQAWLSGDMPVHPLKLWPLVNLCMWHEGCFS; from the coding sequence ATGTGCGGATTGAGCGGATACTATCATTTAAGCAGCAGTCAGGACGGTCAGGAATGGAATGGACGACTACAGCGATCCGTACGCACGATGGCATTGCGGGGGCCGGATGATGAAGGGTTTTATCACGCACCGCATGTCGGGCTGGGGCATCGTCGTTTGTCGATCATCGATGTTCAAGGGGGCCACCAGCCACTGATTGATGCGGTTACGGGGACGGTGCTTGTTTATAATGGGGAGCTATATAATTTTCGGGAATTGAGATCAGAGCTGCATGCCGCCGGAATCACTTGCCATACGTCCAGTGATTCCGAGGTGGTGCTGCGTTCGTACCTGTTCTGGGGAGCGGATTGTCTGGAACGTTTCAACGGCATGTTTGCGATGGCCATATATACGCCATCGGACGAATCATTGTTCGTGGCCAGAGACCGACTAGGTGTCAAGCCGCTTTTTTATGGAGACGTCGATGGTGTCTTTTGCTTTGCCTCCACCATGCGGGCCATGCTGCAATGGATGCCCGGCCGTCCTTCGCTGAATCTGGCGGCGGTATCCCATTATCTCTCTACGATTCGGATTAATATGGGGCGGCAGACCCTGCTGGATGGCATTTTTCTGTTGGAGCCGGGATATTGGATGCGTTTGACGGCGAAGGGCGAGCGCATGGAAAAACAGTATTGGAAACCGCCCTGTTATGCGAGCCGCAGTAAGCCGCCTTTAACCGATCGGCGTGCACAGGAATCCCTGATGGAGATCATGTGCGATGCGGTTAAGTGTCGGCTCATCAGTGATGTTCCGTTGGGTGGCTTTTTAAGCGGCGGACTGGATTCGTCGATTGTATCCGGTTTGGCGGCAGACCATTCGGATCATCACTACGATGCCTACAGTGTGGGATATGCACAGGACGGATTTAATGAATGGCCTTATGTGCGCAGCGCGGCACAACGGTTCGGCATGAATTGTCGGGAGATCGATTTGGATCCGCAAGAGTATCCCGACGTATGGTCCTATTTGATACAAAACGGCGGACAGCCCCTTTCAACGCCGAATGAAGTGCCCATCTATATGTTGTCTAAAGCATTGCGTCAGGATTACACCGTCGCTCTGAGTGGCGAGGGTGCCGACGAAATTTTTGGTGGATATACACTGCCCTATTTTGCAGCCTATGATTACGACCGTGCGTCACGCCGTTCCAAGCCCCGGATAAAATGGAGTATGCTGGATCAGGCCATCAGCCGATGTTACGGTCAGGAATATCTTCCGGATCTCACCACACAGCACCTTTTGCTGAATTCATGGCTGCTGCCGGGTGAAAAACGGCTGTGGCTGCATAACGATATCTATGCCGCTTTGGGTGAAGACCGGGCTGTGAGAAGCTATTATGATGCGCTTTATGCGCAATATCCCGATGCCTCCACGCTGGACCGCATCATGCAGGTTCATCTGCGGGTTAATCTGGAAGGGTTGCTTATGCGGGTGGATTCCAGTTCCATGGCCGCATCGGTAGAGGTGCGTGTTCCTTTTACGGATCATCGACTGGTTGAGCTGGCTTTTTCATTGCCCGACCGGCTGCGGCTGGATTGGCGGAGTGCCGATGCCAAAACGGTTTCCGCCGCTTTGAATGTGCAGGATATTGTGCAAAAAAATCTGATCGATTCTAAAGTGCTGCTGCGGCAGACGTTTGCATCCCGCATTCCATCATCCATCGTACAACGCCCCAAAATGAGTTTCCCTGTTCCCGTCTTTGACTGGATGGACGGATGGATGAAATCCTTTGTTCAGGAACAGATTGCATCGTCATCACTTAGCAGGGACCTGTTCAATCCGATGGCCGTTCAGGCATGGCTTTCAGGCGATATGCCGGTTCATCCCCTCAAGCTCTGGCCGCTCGTAAATCTCTGCATGTGGCATGAGGGTTGCTTCAGTTGA
- a CDS encoding rhomboid family intramembrane serine protease: MSLYDYNSSMNRFVLRGGGISPGVKYLLVANIAVYILQIVFGDWFTNVFGLSYYGITHGQVWQFFTYMFLHSPSNPFHLIFNMLMLFFMGPETERTTGTKNFIIMYLLSGLFGGVLWIALGYRAMCIGASGAIYGLLASFGVLWPQRELTLLLFFVIPIQLKAWMMVVGFAGIELLTSISSFSGGVAHVVHLAGAFFGGLFTWCCILKKPFPWPWKWYRRARMKMVYDDDYHATKEVIVPTEQDLNRILDKIAKFGIGSLTPRERQQLDLASRNKGR; encoded by the coding sequence ATGAGCTTGTACGATTATAATTCATCCATGAACCGGTTTGTGCTTCGGGGCGGCGGCATTTCGCCGGGTGTGAAGTACCTGTTAGTGGCCAATATTGCTGTTTATATTCTACAGATTGTTTTTGGTGACTGGTTTACCAATGTGTTTGGTTTGTCCTATTACGGCATTACGCATGGACAGGTCTGGCAGTTTTTCACTTACATGTTCCTGCATTCACCATCCAATCCGTTTCACCTGATATTTAATATGCTGATGCTGTTTTTTATGGGGCCGGAAACCGAACGAACCACCGGAACCAAAAACTTCATCATAATGTATTTGCTCAGCGGGTTATTTGGCGGCGTGTTATGGATTGCTTTAGGGTACAGGGCCATGTGTATTGGTGCATCCGGAGCTATTTACGGGCTGCTGGCATCATTCGGTGTTTTATGGCCGCAGAGAGAACTGACCCTGCTGCTTTTCTTTGTCATTCCGATCCAGCTGAAGGCATGGATGATGGTTGTGGGATTTGCTGGTATTGAACTGTTAACATCCATATCCAGTTTTTCAGGTGGCGTAGCACATGTGGTGCACTTGGCAGGCGCTTTTTTTGGCGGTTTGTTTACTTGGTGCTGTATTTTAAAAAAGCCGTTTCCTTGGCCGTGGAAATGGTATCGCCGCGCGCGTATGAAAATGGTTTACGATGACGATTATCACGCAACCAAAGAAGTGATTGTTCCCACAGAGCAGGATTTAAACAGGATTTTGGACAAAATCGCAAAATTTGGCATAGGCAGCTTAACGCCACGCGAAAGGCAGCAGCTTGACCTGGCCAGTCGAAACAAGGGGAGATAA
- a CDS encoding response regulator transcription factor, whose product MVDPHAVKGVFLVDDHPIVRHGLSAVINQVDHLEVVAEAGSVEEALALVEAGTVPDVMLVDLSLKDKNGLELIKKIRSQGLNFPMLVLSMHDESMYAERSMRAGANGYLMKEDADESVIDAIETVLAGDLYASEAVKDKMLRQFIDGGRNVKGVESLSDRELEVFEWIGNGFSSQQVAEKLGLSVKTVEAHRARIKKKLAIDNATQFVQAAVRWVEDGR is encoded by the coding sequence ATGGTAGATCCGCACGCGGTTAAGGGTGTGTTTCTTGTTGATGACCATCCGATTGTAAGGCACGGCCTGAGTGCTGTTATTAATCAGGTGGATCATTTGGAAGTCGTTGCCGAAGCAGGCAGTGTGGAAGAAGCCTTGGCACTGGTAGAGGCAGGAACGGTGCCGGATGTGATGCTGGTCGATTTGTCGTTGAAAGACAAAAACGGGCTGGAACTGATCAAGAAAATCCGAAGTCAGGGATTGAACTTTCCCATGCTGGTGTTGTCGATGCACGACGAATCCATGTATGCCGAGCGGTCTATGCGTGCCGGAGCGAATGGTTATCTTATGAAAGAAGATGCCGATGAATCGGTCATTGATGCGATTGAAACCGTTTTAGCCGGAGATCTGTACGCTAGCGAAGCCGTGAAGGACAAGATGTTGCGCCAGTTTATCGACGGCGGCCGCAACGTAAAAGGGGTTGAGAGTCTCAGTGATCGGGAACTGGAAGTCTTTGAGTGGATCGGCAACGGATTTTCATCCCAGCAGGTGGCCGAGAAGCTGGGGTTGAGCGTCAAGACCGTAGAAGCCCATCGTGCCCGCATAAAGAAAAAACTGGCCATTGATAATGCGACGCAGTTTGTTCAGGCAGCCGTCCGTTGGGTGGAGGATGGTCGTTAA